A region of the Carettochelys insculpta isolate YL-2023 chromosome 11, ASM3395843v1, whole genome shotgun sequence genome:
cactgggctgctgacTAGTAAGCACCTCCCGGCCAGACCCAGCATCTCcaacaccccaacaccctgccaaGGTCACCATCTCAACCTCCTGCTTCAGGTCACATCACCActcctgctcagaccctgcaTCTCTTCCTACACTTCTCCTccaagccagaatcctctcctgcacccattcccctgccccagatcacaacccccacTCCTTCACCCAACCTCTGTCAGACCCACACTCTTCTACACCCTAATCCCTTTCCCTGACCTCCCTTCTGTACCCATCCTCCATCGAAAAGTACTGCCCTTGAACACTTCCTAAAACAGGGAGTGGcgcacatcaaaaattattgtgcATCCATTACAAGTGAAGATTAATGCATCAGCACCTTTTAGGTCACACTGCATTATGGCCTCATACTCCCAAAAGAGAACTCCAATAACTCCCTGATGGTGTAAGGAGAGGgaaatttggggtggggggcgggtattTGCTCCATGAGGTGTTTGGGGGCAGAGATCTCTTCTCATAGAATCAGTACTTTTGGCAGTTTCACACTATATTGTGGCCTGTGTTGCTGAAAAAGCCTGACAAGTGCAAGACAGGAAGATTGGGGTAATATCTGGTCTACAGGAAGACTAGTGCTTTTGATGTTGCACACTCTACTGTTCCCTTGCTTTGCTAAAAAGGCCACACAACCCCCACTGATGCAGGGAGGAGTTGGGGCATATACTACACCCTATGTCCCAAGAAAAATGTGATGCAATTGGTACCATGGTAACATCTTACTTCATCAACTGAATTGATATTAGGAAGCGGGGGGTCTCCACCTCATGTGGGTGTGATACCTTGGATTACATGGTACTACAGGCCAAGGCTTCTTGGAAGATGAAAGCAGCAAGTTATCTTCCCATATTAAGACAATAATTATCTTTTAACCATGTAGCACTCCACTATGGGGTCCAATTACTAAAGTGAAGGAAAACACAGGACTCAGTCTTGGAGGGTGGACCTTGCTCCAACAAGAGGATTAATATATTCGACTGTGTTGCAGTGTCTGTCTTAATTCATGGGCCCAGACTACTGAGAGTGGAGACTGCTAGAAGGGAATTCCATCCCCATGGGGAAAGAAAACTCACACTCCATCTCAGGGCTGTATGGATGATGCAGAGTGCAAGGAAACCTCTGACCATGTGGCACTCCACCCCAGGGAGAAGGGACCTTTCACCACTTTGCCACaggctgaggccaggtggtcccaTGAACCTTCAAATCAGTATCTTTCCCCACAAGGTGTTGATACCATTCACCATGTTGGCTGGGGATTCCAGGGGTCGTTACCTTTGACTACAATCCACTCCTGGTACCAACCTGTGGGGAGTGTACCAAAAAAGCTAGAAATCACTACTTTTCACCACATTGCTCCATtattggctgggagcaggggtggaaagTTCCTGTCATAGGGAGGAAGGTATCCTGGGGGGTCAGTACCTTTGCCACGTTACACACCACTACAGGACAGTACCAAGTGTAGACAAGGGGAGAGGGGACAGCTGGCTCCCTCGACTATGTCGCACTCTGCCAAGGGCGGGGAACATCGGATTCAGTCAGTTTGGCCACGTTGCACTCCCCCGTGAGCGGATACCAGAAAGGGAAGGCCCCTGGCCCATGGGGGTTGGAAGCCGGCGCCTTTCCCCACGCCGCACTACACCGCGGGCCGGTACCGGGGAGGGGGGGATGGCGGGGACGCAGGAGGTCGGTGCCTTTCCCCACGCCGCACTACACCGCGGGCCGGTAACGGAGGGGAGATGGCGGGGACGCAGGAGGTCGGTGCCTTTCCTCACGCCACACTGCACCGCGGGCCGGTACCGGGGAGAGGGATGGCGGGGACGCCAGAGGTCTCTGCCTTTCGCTACGTCGTACTCCGCCGCGGGCCGGTAGCGGGGAGGAGGGATGGCGGGGACGCCGGGGGTCGGTACCTTTCACCACGTCGCACTCCACCACGGGCCCGTACTGCTGGAAGAGAGCCCGCAGCTCGCCACTAGTGCAGGCCGCCGACACGTTCCCCACGAAAATTTTGCAGGTATTGGTGGGCCGCGGGCGGGACGGCTCCACCACGATGCGGCGACCGTATAGCTGGTGTCCGTTGAGCTGGGCGATGGCGCGCGCAGCGGTCGCCTCATCCCGCAAGTGCACGAAGGCGAACTGCTTCATGAGGGCCACACCGAGCACCGGGCCCACCGCGCCCGTGAACAGCTCGCCCAGCTCCTCGGCCGTGACCTCCTCGGGCACGTTCCCCACGAACAGCTTCACTCCGGGACGCATGACTGCAGCCGAGCGGGCGCCGCGATGCCTGACAAAATGGCGGCAGCACTAGACGCGCCAAACGctcagaggggaaggaggaagaaaccACCCGATTATCTATGCGCCTGCGCAGCACGCTGCCTGCCGCCTCCTACGAGCAACTGCGTCGGCGCTGTTGTGACGTGCCCGAGAAGAGACACTCGGCTACGCGTGCGCCTGCGCACGCCTGTCTCTTCCGCCGCCCCTCCGCTCTTCTCCTAGCAACGTCTTTGCACCTGCGCACTTGGCGCTCAACCGTCTAGGGGGCCTACCACGCCCGCGCACTGCCGTCTCTCCCAGAGAGCAGCCCCGTGCCTGCCTACGGACGAACGGCTCTATATTGGCGCATGCGTGAACCCTCACCTTACATTTTAACTGGACTGTAAATAAAAGAGGCGCTGCCCCACGTGCAGAGCGCTTCCTAGAGCCGCGGCACAGCGACAAGCCCCGTGCCGGCATCATGTCCTGGGTCTGCCATGGGGACTAGTCCACTGAGTCCCAGCTCGGGGTCCAACCCCTTCCCCAATGGCCCCACCCCAGGGCATGTGCTGGCCCCACCTGGTACTAATGATCCCAGAGCATTTGTACAGCATCTTGCACATGAGACGCCTGGCAGGGCACTGGGTACCTCAAGGAAAGTTGATCCCCCTGGGCAGCAAGACAGCACAGTGACAGTAGTAAAACATTCCATGGCAGATTGCAGGCCCACGAAAGAAAGTCCTCTCAAGCACCCGCCCCCTTGATTTTAAATGAAGGGCAGTCTTCTAGCTAACTGCTGCACGAACTGGAGCGCTCTGGAAACATTTGTCAGGCATAAGAGGTAGCTCAACACCTTCTCTTCTGCAATGGATACAATCCATAGcacttgtggggggggggggcgtcttGGCTAGTATCAGATACAGTTCCCAAAACAGTCTGAAGCACGCAGAACAGCAAGTGACTTTGATCCTGAGCTCAGAGAAACCTTTACAGATTTCCTGTACGTACTTAACTCCAGTGACCCATGATCCCCATGGACCATGCCATACTTGTTTATATGGCTTCATAGAAAGAGCACTGGATTAGGAAACTTAGGTTTTAAACCCACCTCTGCTCCTGTCCTGGTAGATGACCCTGGGCAAGCCACATccttctatgcctcagtttcctcatatgTAAAATGCAAATTATAACACGTTTGTAATGGGCTTAATGATATGCGGGATCAGAGTGTTAGATAAGAACTAGTgatcattattattttattattaaatatacaacccccccacccccatctacaTAGTGCAAATGTGATCACACGATCCAAAGCCACCCCATCTTCCTGTCTCCTTTCCAATTCCCCCGTCAAAACCACACTTCACATCCCTGTGGTTTGAAAAGGAAGGAGGGGGGGGAAAATTAAAGATGCTTTTTTCACTGCCTTTTCAAATCTCAAAGCAGCAAAAAACTGCAAAGCCTATTTACAACTCCCCTATAAAAACGAGGCATCATCTGCAGTGAGTTTAGCAGTACCCCGCAGGGGAAAGATCAGAATAGAATGCTGCTCAGAGGTTGGCAATAGATGAATGAGACTACGATGAGAACGAGAGATGGTGTGGAGAAGTACAGCCCACGCATAAAGATCTCCCATACGTCAGGCCCCATGTGCCACAACTTTGACACTAGAACCATCCTGAGCCCTGGCAtagagcagcagccagtgggcacAATGTGAAGGGAGGCTGTAATCCTACAGGTGAGGGGTCGGCTGGCTGTGCACCCTCCTGCCTGGCCCCGCCACTGGCTTCTCTCGCTCCTCCCACAGCGTTACACCGTCACAGGTACAGATTTGCTTGGGATTCTCAAATAGCCCAGCAGAGCGGGCAATGATCCCACAGGCCAGCCTGAAAAGAAACAAGGAAAAAAGGATTAGCAGAGAAGTCACCCAGGACACCAGCCACTGCAGACTGAATGGGCTACCCCATGGCCTGGCCATTTGCCCAgtcagatcacagaatcacagggctggaagggacctcaggaggtcatctagtccagcccctgctacaagcaggatcaacccctactaagtcatctcagccaggaccttgtccagccgggacttaaaaacctcaagggatggagaatccaccacttct
Encoded here:
- the RBM14 gene encoding RNA-binding protein 14 isoform X2 encodes the protein MRPGVKLFVGNVPEEVTAEELGELFTGAVGPVLGVALMKQFAFVHLRDEATAARAIAQLNGHQLYGRRIVVEPSRPRPTNTCKIFVGNVSAACTSGELRALFQQYGPVVECDVVKE